The following coding sequences lie in one Lepeophtheirus salmonis chromosome 11, UVic_Lsal_1.4, whole genome shotgun sequence genomic window:
- the LOC121126428 gene encoding uncharacterized protein: MQLKYISLTLIVILSAQTLAYPNPDFSAKSKTGDQQCTLERTKSPSGPLCFNEPECKDECTKATKQVCEPVQEKKCETKEEKSCNTVNEEKCTDSFRNELKEQCRTIQERKCKTVYNQECNTVNENKCQVIYEEVNEDVCTTVTTQKCETVDEQKCKTITERDCTTVLDTETTENCHEIHDQECATISKSVDETVYETQFETKCETSYENECRTVIENKVEKVPDQECSIVKENKCKTIWEKVSDKKCSTTYKNKCTEQFEVSYKNVDEQQCTNVYEDKCETVYEKQCKLVYEKVCSNPDEGNTGYNALDTTYGIPSTPVCKLVSKEKCSDVPTTKCSKVPKTQCSVVSKRVPVKSSKQVCKQVPTETCNDVVRKVPKEICNDVSVAKCKPILRDVNKKVPTQKCNKVPKNNCRNLPKQVPRVISKQVSEEVCKPVSKKICNPLTRKVPKQSCRDVPREICSTVPKQSCSQVPEKKCNTIAKQVPRNECKTVSRQECKNVPSQSCQNIPRQKCEQVPQRVASKFCKQVPREICFNVPKTSCNHVTVNKCSDKIFDKCENKCEDAFWCKVCQ; encoded by the exons ATGCAGCTCAAG tatatttcCCTGACCCTCATAGTTATTCTCTCCGCTCAGACATTAGCATATCCAAATCCAGACTTTTCTGCAAAAAGCAAGACTGGTGATCAACAATGCACTCTCGAAAGAACCAAGTCTCCCTCTGGACCTCTATGCTTCAATGAGCCAGAATGCAAGGACGAATGCACCAAAGCGACCAAGCAGGTGTGTGAGCCCGTCCAGGAAAAAAAGTGTGAAACGAAAGAAGAGAAGTCTTGCAACACCGTCAATGAGGAAAAGTGCACAGATAGCTTCAGAAACGAACTGAAGGAACAATGCCGCACAATTCAAGAACGGAAATGCAAAACCGTCTACAATCAAGAATGCAACACCGTTAATGAAAATAAGTGCCAAGTTATTTACGAGGAA GTCAATGAGGATGTTTGCACCACAGTCACTACTCAAAAATGTGAAACTGTTGACGAACAAAAGTGCAAAACCATCACTGAGAGGGATTGTACAACCGTTTTAGACACAGAGACCACTGAAAACTGCCATGAAATCCATGATCAAGAGTGTGCCACAATCTCCAAGTCAGTAGATGAAACTGTTTATGAGACTCAATTCGAAACAAAGTGTGAGACCTCCTATGAAAACGAATGTAGAACTGTCATTGAAAACAAAGTAGAAAAAGTCCCTGACCAAGAGTGCAGTATTGTGAaggaaaataaatgcaaaaccATCTGGGAAAAGGTCTCCGACAAAAAGTGTTCAActacttacaaaaacaaatgtacAGAACAATTTGAGGTATCTTACAAAAACGTTGATGAACAGCAATGTACCAATGTCTACGAGGATAAATGTGAAACCGTCTACGAAAAACAATGTAAGCTCGTCTATGAAAAAGTTTGCTCAAATCCTGATGAGGGAAACACAGGATACAACGCTTTGGACACAACATATGGTATTCCTTCAACACCTGTATGTAAGCTAGTCTCTAAAGAAAAATGCTCAGATGTTCCAACTACCAAGTGTAGCAAAGTCCCCAAAACCCAATGCTCGGTCGTTTCAAAGAGAGTTCCTGTTAAATCTTCAAAACAAGTTTGCAAACAGGTGCCAACTGAAACTTGCAATGACGTTGTTCGTAAAGTTCCCAAAGAGATCTGTAATGATGTCTCTGTTGCCAAATGCAAGCCCATCCTTAGAGATGTGAATAAAAAGGTTCCTACTCAAAAGTGTAACAAAGTGCCCAAGAATAATTGTCGTAATCTTCCCAAACAAGTTCCTCGTGTCATTTCAAAACAAGTCAGTGAAGAGGTCTGCAAGCCTGTGTCTAAAAAGATTTGCAATCCCCTTACTCGTAAGGTACCCAAACAATCCTGCAGAGATGTTCCACGTGAAATATGTAGCACCGTTCCAAAACAATCATGTTCACAAGTCCCCGAAAAGAAGTGCAACACTATTGCCAAGCAAGTTCCAAGAAATGAATGTAAGACCGTTTCTCGCCAAGAATGCAAGAACGTTCCCTCTCAATCCTGTCAGAACATTCCTCGTCAGAAATGCGAGCAAGTGCCTCAGAGAGTAGCCTCCAAATTCTGCAAACAAGTACCACGAGAAATCTGTTTCAATGTTCCCAAGACTTCATGCAATCACGTCACCGTAAACAAGTGCTCCGACAAGATCTTTGACAAATGTGAGAATAAGTGTGAGGATGCTTTCTGGTGTAAGGTCTGTCAGTGA